The DNA region aataaagataagataagaacaactaaaaataagataaagataatataataaagattaaaattataattaaatttatgtattttgttgGGCTGAATTTATGGTTTATgaaacttctttattgttgttatGAAATAAAgtagaagagtagtttaataagAAGTGAAATGCTCGAACAttgttagaaaaaaaaatgaaagatggAAAGAAGAAATtcaattactatttttttataaaatttaaaaagatatttgtcgttttaataaaaaattaatctttctttttaaataattaattaatttcagcatccattcctgtctatcatatgcaggtatccttttttccaaattgggtttgcgataaattatcttctatgatgagacagttcctttggaagggtcaagttgatggtagaggtctttctcttgttaattggagGACCGTGATCACTCCAAAAAAATTTGGTAGCCTGGGTGTTAGAGACCCTGCGTgtgttaatatatctttacttggtaaattggtggggcaactttttcattgtcaggacaagccttgggttgctctattgagggcgaagtatctgaggaatgagggagttttagatggccctgtcccttgcaatgcttctcatgtttggaagagtatctcaaaggcttttggtgctcttaaggatgccttctcttggtgcgttgggtcacttgatcaatctttttggtttgacaattggagtattgagggcccaattgctcaagatgtcccttttgtacatatatctgactctgatttaactattagagacgtttggaaagatggtcaatggaatctccatgatattttctctatcattccagaagatgtcaaacagcgtttgaatgcttataatccggatttgaatgctggagagagttcgggttggtcgtggggtgtggcatcttctagactctactcagttaggagtgggtacagttggctagccaaaagaaagtttgactggaatgagcatgataattggttgtgggtatggcgtctgcatattcctgagaagtataagttcttgatttggctcagtctccataatgctattcctacagcagagtttcgtttgggtcgtggtttagctttatctagcacctgtcatcggtgtcagaatggttctgaatccattcttcattgtcttcgggAGTGCCCTAGTGCCAAGGAGGTCTGAACCCTTTTAGACTTGTATTCAGATAACTCGAATTTACATGATTGGCTCTACAGAGGTGCAAGGAGTGGagatgcttttcttttcttttcgactatctggtggatttggagaagcagaaatcatgacttatttaatatagatgattcatggagtgctagtaaagtggtgagtttgatttgtagttcagtaagggagtttcacactatttttgctatgcatcaatctctgtctcctccttcactttgtttgcattgagttccacctccagttcattctgttaaattaaattgtgatgctagttggtttgctccttctggctatgctggttttggttgtattattcgcaatcctgatggatgttggttgaaaggttgcactggaaaagtcgaagtgtgcagtgttctttttgctgaattgtatgcaatttggagaggtttacttcttgcttgggagagtggatttcgtgaggttatttgtgaaacagactgtttagaagctcttttcttggtaaaccaaagaatgcttagtaaggatattccggaatgggatttgacaaagcatattcaggaggttatgaattggaattggagagtctctattcttttaattcagaggactgcaaatagtgttgcagattgtatggctaaagcagctgcttctgtcgcggacattcactcgaattggagccaaccatggagtgagcttcaacatctaatagatttagatatgaccctagccaattaatttggttttgtctcttttttctttcttttctctttagtcacccaaaaaaaaataattaattaattttgataaaaaaaatctcaTTCAATAATTAAATCTCTATAAGGTCGTTTAAGTAATTTTCCGTAAAAGAAAACAATGTATAAGTGCAGGCATAAAGTCATAAACACATTAAAGAAAGTCAGAACCAATCAGAGCGAGAGATCGGAGATCAGAGATGTCGTCGTCTCACGGGAACGATCCGCGTATGCCAGCGGCGGCTCGGCCATATGTGGCGCCGGCGGTGGCGCCGCAAGACCTTCCGATAGACTATGCCGGCTTCATCGCCGTCATATTCGGCGTCGCCGGCGTCATGTTCAGGTACAAGCTAGGCTCATGGCTCGCTCTCATATTCTGCGCCCAATCCGTCGTCAACATGAGGAACGTCGAGAACGATCTCAAGCAAGTTATGATGGCTATGATGTcagtttccttctccttctcatccatttgaactttaatttgaaacttgaatttgaatttgaatttgaatttgtacTTTCAGATCTATGTATGCACACATCTGGTTAATTGCGTCGTTAATAGAGCAATAACCTAAGAATGTTAGTTCTGTTTTGGAATTGAAGCTAGTGCATATTCCAGAAATTTTATCGTAGTTTATGAAATATATGAAATTAGGGAAATTAATAtttcttgaaaaattaaaattataggaAAAATGAAAGAATCGGACTTGAAAGCTTACTTCAATAGCTTAATGAACTTAGTTGGATTAGAATTGGTAGTAGATAACAATTATTAGCCTTTATGTTTGTATGGATCACAATCAGGGTTGATACTGTCTGTCAGATTCAGCTGAATATTTGTTCTGCAAACTTGAGTCATGTAGTCTTCTTCCAATTCAAATCCTTCGTTGTATAGCATGTGAAGCATTGATTATAAAAGCTCTTGGATTTGTTCCCAACTTAGCTTATGATATATACATGACATAATTACACTTCAAGTGTCTGTCAGTAAACAGAGGACAAAAGCCAGAGATAGAGATCAACTGTCCAAAACCTTACACTACCACTGCAATCATGTTTAAATTGATGGAAATCTAGGTCATCACCTCATCATCTGAGAACAAATCTTCTTCAATCAAAACGGATTCTTAAGAGTTAACTGCCCTATTAATCTTGCTCTGGTCTGGAGATGCGATTAATCAACCAGACTTAGGTTTCTCCCCTTAGAAAGACATAAGTGTGATGCGAGCCTGCATGATGGATCCTGTTGACATGTTAAGGTCCTGTAGGTTAGTAATAATCTAGGTTTATAGTTCATATGCCATTGGAGAAAAGTATTGAACATAGTTTACAAGTTATATTTCAATAgtgaaataaattaattaattagagttGGTAACTCATCTCGTCGTGGagaaataattttgttttgtcttgATGTCTTACATGTGTAGTCGTAGAATGGCATCTTAAGGTCTAGTAGATATGCTCACTGATGAAAAATGCTGCTTGTGCTACACACTAAATTAATTCAGACTTTCTCTAAATTTAATATGGGAGAGAAAATGTGTTAGTTCCGCTAAATACCTACATAAATCTCATTCCAGTCCCACACCCATAGAAAATAATTAGTGCTACAGAAGTAATATTAATATTTGACGTTACTATAATCTTTGACCAGTATTTtcctcatttattttatttttccttcattttttcaTCCTTATGTAAACATGAACCGTCATATAATTGGTTATTGGCGTGAATTTCTGCATATTATAAATTCTTTGCTATTTTATTCTTCACTGTCGAAAGTGCTGACTAGATGTTAATCTAAACTCCAGGTTTTCGTTAATGGGATTGTTAACAAATTATTTTGGACCTCCCAGACCCAGCAAGCAAAGTTGAGATCGCAAGTTTGAGGTAGAAATGATCCTTTCCTCAGGTGTTGTCAGGTATTAACCAACAAACATCGAAGAAGTTTAGTCATTTCCCGTTTCCGGTAGCTTTTCAATTTGCTATATTGAATATGCTTGAGAAGACTCAAGACTAGTGTATTTCTAAATTTTGGTGTTTTTAGCATTGAgcagtaaaatatatattagagcaTTTTCAATAGTTTGTTCTTAGAATATTAGTTTTGATACTTTCAAAAAGTGAATTGACTTAGAATTGAAATCTGCATTGGAGTTGATTGATTGGAGTTGATTGATGAAATGAAACTAGTATCACTTTAGAGATACAGTATCACCTTAATAGAGaactaataaaattttgttattcgTATACTTatgttgataaaataattaaaaataatataaaattctaattgaATTAATACTAAGTATTGGGGGagcaaattttattttaattttaaattactatTATGATATATAGTCCTACAAATGTTTGTGTCATCTTATAAAActcaaaatgaaattgaaattagaaCTAGCATTAGAGA from Arachis hypogaea cultivar Tifrunner chromosome 10, arahy.Tifrunner.gnm2.J5K5, whole genome shotgun sequence includes:
- the LOC112716299 gene encoding protein Asterix; translation: MSSSHGNDPRMPAAARPYVAPAVAPQDLPIDYAGFIAVIFGVAGVMFRYKLGSWLALIFCAQSVVNMRNVENDLKQVMMAMMFSLMGLLTNYFGPPRPSKQS